A genomic stretch from Acidobacteriota bacterium includes:
- a CDS encoding SAM-dependent methyltransferase, whose product MRTYVSRGGQKLEHALEQFELSVADMLCADFGCSKGGFTDCLLQHGARRVIAVDTGYGFLDYGLRMDSRVEVRERTNVLHAEPPAEAVDRVVMDLGWTRQRDSIAVARRWLAPGGRVVSLVKPQYEVTPEQKRLLRKGVLPVEVAEEVAERVQGEVRASGVEVLAFTRSPIQGRGSQKANGNVEFLALYAFPGAAP is encoded by the coding sequence ATGCGAACCTACGTCTCCCGCGGGGGGCAGAAGCTGGAGCACGCCCTCGAGCAGTTCGAACTCTCGGTGGCGGACATGCTGTGCGCCGACTTCGGCTGTAGCAAGGGCGGCTTCACCGACTGTCTGCTGCAGCACGGCGCCCGACGAGTGATCGCCGTCGACACCGGCTATGGATTTCTCGACTATGGGCTGCGCATGGATTCGCGGGTGGAGGTGCGCGAGCGCACCAATGTCCTGCACGCCGAACCACCGGCAGAGGCCGTCGATCGGGTGGTGATGGACCTCGGCTGGACCCGTCAGCGGGACTCGATCGCGGTGGCTCGGCGATGGCTGGCGCCGGGCGGACGGGTGGTTTCGCTGGTCAAGCCGCAGTACGAGGTGACGCCGGAGCAGAAGCGTTTGCTGCGCAAGGGAGTGCTGCCGGTGGAGGTCGCCGAAGAGGTGGCGGAGCGGGTCCAGGGAGAAGTGCGCGCCAGCGGCGTTGAGGTCCTCGCCTTCACGCGCTCGCCGATTCAGGGGCGGGGGTCGCAGAAGGCCAACGGCAACGTCGAGTTTCTCGCCCTCTACGCCTTTCCGGGGGCCGCGCCGTGA